A stretch of the Vigna radiata var. radiata cultivar VC1973A chromosome 7, Vradiata_ver6, whole genome shotgun sequence genome encodes the following:
- the LOC106768236 gene encoding putative 1-phosphatidylinositol-3-phosphate 5-kinase FAB1C, protein MGIPDSSLLDLEKVRSWVSWGGSDLCYLSEKFDMHHSGSKMCCECNRNFSEMIQHRYNCKSCGRWFCGKCIGVCDLPNLESENKGFRETIRSCKFCLDANMRMCFEGQRKCSEKVHPSVSPQESPRQSPEPSSPCFSVESDRISSPLNAELNQGSHFERCFHDHDYGYYPCCEVNKSLTSSATRPSSLSTHPSTFRSNEEGMEDSGKDFLSQSRTYCDNYSDIDSSSVSARHDTYNYNSVGSSPSDSPSRIAFTSSWAGIPVQKEQEKSPIPQNDGPISQQSMAVLRKPEQGTEDAYTTAYFSDDLSIFRNQDENMQRPLDFENNGHIWFPPPPDDENDDAEGNFFAYDDEDDDIGDSGAMFSSSSSLSNMFAGKEKHNDGNKEPLRAVIEGHFRALVSQLLQGEGIKVGNENDSDDWLDIVATVAWQAANFVRPDTSKGGSMDPGDYVKVKCIASGSPSESTLIKGVVCTKNIKHKRMTSQYKNPRLLLLGGALEYQKVPNQLASFDTLLQQENDHLKMIISKIEALRPNVLLVEKTVASCAQEYLLAKEISLVLNVKKPLLERIARCTGALITPSVDSLSKARLGHCELFRLDRMVEDHETANQLNRKPSKTLMFFEGCPRRLGCTVLLKGTCREELKKIKHVVQYAVFAAYHLSLETSFLADEGASLPKMIVKHSTDTPESATADTDISMMSNTFSTGMPQSEVDEASRVKDLVGIDLKLETLGSGPEHLDDLSCHSYTDTMADYRSESVLSDSYYNNLTSNLTVDSDYIHLRNESDGDTIFTTRDFSQSGLLETMVQEERECGEVADSAKDKTNEDELSGEYFSATDGHQSILVYFSSHCVSKGTVCERTRLLRIKFYGSFDKPLGRYLRDDLFDQECCCQSCKEPAEAHVLCFTHLQGNLTINVKRLPSVKLPGERDGKIWMWHRCLRCPFEDGVPPATRRVVMSDAAWGLSFGKFLELSFSNHATANRVASCGHSLQRDCLRYYGFGSMVAFFRYSPIDILSVHLPPSVLEFGHIQEGWIRKEAEELSIKVETLYAEISNVLGRLEAKIVSASIGNESSDTCDIQNDILDLKDMLRRERSDYHSLLRSDIVAPQPGKTALDILELNRLRRSLLIGSYVWDHRLYSLDSLIKKSFSSKVKQENELCADVKELRVDSFHKDQNIDCGSEQNNTRLSKLHESHKSHMLAEPDETLEPCASGSLTCYIEGEKVHSDGELNKTFSECISRNESNLSEKIDSAWTGTDQPQANAVPAGSIQQSNQHDSPPFRRLTQPMRVHSFDSAVRVHERIRKILPSSLHLSTLRSFHASGDYGNMVRDPVSNILQSYVQMLPWETQKLNLILSSTPAFISSVSTIAEGARLLLSQTYHGDRVIAVYDNDYSSIISYALSSKEYEDWVSGKSDLPEGSWIARERSKEDLATSSFSAWGSLELDYINYGSSYGPEDVPSSVVGSLLWDPKKSVHLQISFGDDSVGAGGKVNFSVTCYFAKQFESLRKKCCPSEVDFVRSLSRCRRWSAQGGKSNVYFAKSLDDRFIIKQVTKTELESFVEFAPQYFKYLMDALNSGGPTCLAKILGIYQVSVKYPKGGKETKIDLMVMENLFYKRNISRVYDLKGSERSRYNPDTSGTNKVMLDMNLLEALRTKPIFLGSRAKRRLERAVWNDTSFLASVDVMDYSLLVGVDDERKELVLGIIDFMRQYTWDKHLETWVKASGILGGPRNAAPTIVSPKQYKKRFRKAMTTYFLTLPLENV, encoded by the exons ATGGGAATACCTGATAGCTCACTATTAGATCTAGAAAAAGTAAGGTCTTGGGTTTCTTGGGGAGGAAGTGATTTGTGTTATTTGTCTGAGAAATTTGATATGCACCATAGCGGCAGCAAAATGTGTTGTGAGTGCAATAGGAATTTCAGTGAGATGATTCAGCACAGATACAATTGCAAAAGCTGTGGTCGTTGGTTCTGTGGGAAATGCATCGGGGTTTGTGATCTTCCAAATCTTGAATCTGAGAACAAAGGATTCAGGGAAACTATTCGTTCTTGCAAGTTTTGTTTGGATGCCAATATGAGGATGTGTTTTGAGGGCCAGAGGAAGTGCAGTGAGAAAGTGCACCCTTCTGTCTCTCCTCAAGAGAGTCCAAGACAAAGTCCTGAGCCATCTTCTCCATGCTTTAGTGTTGAGAGTGATAGGATCAGTTCTCCTCTGAATGCTGAATTAAATCAGGGATCTCACTTTGAACGCTGTTTTCATGACCATGATTATGGGTATTATCCTTGTTGTGAAGTCAACAAGAGTTTGACTTCATCTGCTACTCGCCCTTCGTCGCTGTCTACTCATCCGTCTACCTTCAG GAGTAACGAAGAGGGGATGGAGGATTCTGGGAAGGACTTTCTCAGCCAATCACGTACATATTGTGATAATTATTCAGATATAGATTCAAGTAGCGTTAGTGCTAGACATGACACTTACAACTATAATTCTGTGGGCTCAAGTCCTTCAGATAGCCCTTCTAGGATTGCTTTTACTTCTAGTTGGGCTGGGATTCCTGTACAGAAGGAGCAGGAGAAAAGCCCCATCCCTCAGAATGATGGTCCCATTAGTCAACAAAGTATGGCTGTTTTAAGAAAGCCTGAACAAGGGACCGAGGATGCATATACTACTGCTTATTTTTCAGATGACTTGTCTATTTTCCGGAACCAGGATGAGAATATGCAGAGACCATTGGATTTTGAAAACAATGGTCATATTTGGTTCCCCCCACCACCtgatgatgaaaatgatgatgCCGAAGGTAATTTCTTTGCatatgatgatgaggatgatgatattGGTGACTCAGGGGCCATGTTCTCATCCAGTAGCAGTCTATCTAATATGTTTGCTGGAAAGGAGAAACATAATGATGGAAACAAGGAACCTTTAAGAGCTGTCATCGAAGGGCATTTTAGAGCTCTTGTTTCACAGCTTTTACAAGGAGAGGGAATTAAAGTTGGTAATGAAAATGATTCTGATGACTGGCTTGACATAGTTGCAACGGTAGCATGGCAGGCTGCTAACTTTGTTAGGCCAGATACGAGCAAAGGTGGCAGTATGGATCCTGGTGATTATGTAAAGGTCAAATGTATAGCATCTGGAAGCCCAAGTGAGAG CACCCTTATCAAAGGTGTAGTttgtacaaaaaatattaagcaCAAGCGCATGACCTCTCAATACAAAAATCCTAGATTACTCCTTTTAGGAGGAGCTCTAGAATATCAGAAAGTTCCAAATCAATTGGCTTCTTTTGATACATTGCTACAGCAG GAAAATGATCATTTGAAGATGATCATTTCAAAAATTGAGGCTCTTCGACCAAATGTTTTACTGGTAGAAAAAACTGTAGCTTCGTGCGCCCAGGAATATTTGCTCGCAAAGGAAATCTCCTTGGTGTTAAATGTCAAAAAGCCTTTGTTGGAGCGTATAGCTCGGTGCACTGGTGCTCTTATCACTCCATCAGTGGATAGTTTATCTAAAGCACGTCTGGGGCACTGTGAGTTGTTCCGGTTAGACAGAATGGTGGAAGATCATGAGACTGCTAATCAGttaaacaggaagccatccaaAACATTAATGTTTTTTGAAGGTTGTCCACGGAGATTGGGTTGCACG GTCTTGCTGAAGGGCACATGTCGGGAAgaactaaagaaaattaaacatgttgTGCAATATGCTGTTTTTGCAGCCTACCACTTATCTCTTGAGACCTCATTCCTTGCTGATGAGGGTGCTTCCCTACCTAAAATGATAGTAAAACATTCTACAGACACGCCTGAGAGTGCAACTGCTGACACTGATATTTCCATGATGTCTAACACCTTTTCTACAGGCATGCCCCAATCAGAGGTTGACGAGGCTTCCAGAGTGAAAGACCTTGTTGGCATTGATTTAAAACTTGAAACTTTGGGATCTGGGCCGGAGCATCTTGATGATCTTAGTTGTCATTCATATACGGACACCATGGCAGATTATAGATCTGAGAGTGTACTCTCtgattcatattataataatttaacttcTAATTTGACTGTAGATTCAGATTATATACATCTGCGCAATGAGTCAGACGGAGACACTATTTTTACTACAAGAGACTTTTCTCAATCAGGTTTGCTTGAAACCATGGTTCAAGAGGAGAGAGAGTGTGGTGAAGTTGCTGACTCAGCAAAAGACAAGACTAACGAGGATGAGCTTTCTGGTGAATACTTTTCTGCCACTGATGGTCATCAGAGTATATTGGTATACTTTTCAAGTCATTGTGTTTCAAAAGGAACTGTATGCGAACGTACCAGATTGCTGCGCATAAAATTTTATGGTTCTTTTGATAAGCCTCTTGGAAGATATCTTCGTGATGATCTGTTTGATCAG GAATGCTGCTGTCAGTCTTGTAAAGAGCCAGCAGAGGCTCATGTCCTTTGTTTTACTCACCTGCAAGGAAATCTCACAATCAATGTTAAACGCCTTCCCTCTGTGAAGTTACCAGGGGAAAGAGACGGTAAGATTTGGATGTGGCACCGGTGTCTGAGGTGTCCATTTGAGGATGGAGTTCCGCCAGCAACTCGGAGAGTTGTCATGTCAGATGCGGCTTGGGGATTATCTTTTGGAAAGTTCTTGGAGCTTAGCTTTTCAAACCATGCAACTGCAAACCGAGTTGCAAGCTGTGGACATTCCTTGCAGAGGGATTGCCTTCGTTATTATGG GTTTGGGAGCATGGTTGCTTTCTTCCGGTATTCTCCTATTGATATTCTTTCTGTCCATCTACCCCCATCTGTGTTGGAATTTGGCCATATCCAAGAGGGGTGGATTAGAAAGGAGGCTGAAGAG CTTTCTATTAAAGTGGAAACATTGTATGCGGAGATATCCAATGTGCTTGGACGGCTGGAAGCAAAAATTGTATCTGCTAGTATTGGAAATGAATCATCAGATACATGTGACATTCAGAACGACATACTTGATCTCAAAGATATGCTTCGAAGAGAAAGAAGTGACTATCAT TCTTTGCTGCGGTCAGACATAGTAGCTCCACAACCTGGGAAGACGGCATTAGACATTCTGGAACTAAATCGCCTGAGGCGATCTCTTCTTATTGGTTCATATGTTTGGGATCACCGACTATACTCATTGGACTCTCTCATTAAGAAAAGTTTTAGTTCCAAGGTTAAACAGGAAAATGAACTTTGTGCAGATGTTAAAGAATTAAGAGTTGATTCATTTCACAAGGATCAGAATATTGACTGTGGATCAGAGCAGAATAATACCCGGCTTTCAAAATTGCATGAGTCTCACAAGAGTCATATGCTTGCAGAGCCAGATGAGACACTTGAACCTTGTGCTTCGGGATCATTGACATGTTATATTGAGGGAGAGAAAGTACATTCAGATGGCGAACTTAACAAAACATTTTCCGAGTGTATCTCACGTAATGAGTCCAATCTTTCTGAGAAAATAGACTCTGCATGGACTGGAACTGATCAACCTCAAGCCAATGCTGTCCCAGCTGGAAGCATTCAGCAGTCTAATCAACATGATAGCCCTCCTTTTAGAAGGTTGACACAACCAATGAGAGTTCATTCTTTTGATTCAGCAGTAAGAGTTCATGAAAGAATCAGAAAAATCTTGCCGTCATCTTTACATTTATCAACACTTAGATCCTTTCATGCTTCTGGAGATTATGGTAATATGGTCAGAGACCCCGTCTCTAACATATTGCAATCTTATGTACAAATGTTGCCATGGGAGACACAGAAACTAAATCTGATTCTGAGCTCCACTCCAGCATTCATTTCCTCTGTGTCTACCATAGCTGAAGGGGCTCGATTGCTACTTTCCCAAACTTATCACGGTGATAGAGTCATTGCTGTCTATGACAATGATTACTCTAGCATAATATCCTATGCTCTTAGTTCCAAGGAATATGAAGATTGGGTGTCTGGTAAGTCAGATCTGCCTGAGGGTAGCTGGATTGCTCGTGAGAGAAGCAAAGAAGATTTAGCTACTTCCAGCTTTTCTGCATGGGGTAGTCTGGAGTTGGATTATATAAATTATGGTAGTAGTTATGGGCCAGAAGATGTTCCATCTTCTGTTGTTGGTTCTCTTCTCTGGGACCCCAAAAAGTCTGTACACTTGCAAATTTCCTTTGGTGATGATTCAGTGGGGGCTGGAGGTAAAGTGAATTTTTCTGTCACTTGTTATTTTGCTAAGCAGTTTGAATCACTTAGGAAAAAGTGCTGCCCTAGTGAGGTTGATTTTGTGCGATCTTTGAGCCGATGCCGGAGATGGAGTGCACAAGGGGGGAAAAGTAATGTATATTTTGCCAAGTCATTGGATGACAGGTTTATAATTAAACAAGTGACGAAGACAGAACTGGAGTCGTTTGTAGAATTTGCACCTCAGTATTTCAAATACCTGATGGATGCCCTGAACTCTGGGGGCCCAACTTGCCTAGCAAAAATTCTTGGTATTTATCAG GTAAGTGTGAAATACCCAAAAGGtggaaaggaaacaaaaatagatCTGATGGTAATGGAGAATCTGTTTTACAAGAGAAATATATCGAGGGTATATGATCTGAAGGGCTCAGAAAGATCTAGGTATAATCCAGACACAAGTGGGACAAACAAAGTGATGCTGGACATGAATTTGTTAGAAGCATTGAGAACAAAACCAATATTTCTTGGGAGTAGGGCCAAGAGAAGACTGGAAAGAGCTGTATGGAATGACACATCCTTTTTGGCG TCTGTTGATGTTATGGACTATTCTTTGCTGGTTGGGGTGGATGATGAGCGGAAGGAGTTGGTTTTGGGAATCATTGATTTCATGAGACAATACACATGGGACAAACATTTGGAGACATGGGTTAAGGCTTCTGGGATTCTTGGTGGTCCAAGGAATGCTGCCCCCACAATTGTTTCTCCTAAACAATACAAGAAAAGGTTCAGGAAGGCCATGACTACCTACTTTCTCACCTTACCCCttgaaaatgtataa
- the LOC106766008 gene encoding uncharacterized protein LOC106766008 has product MDVKSAFLNGPLEEEVHTLLICLYVDDLLITKSSTREIECFKLKMMEELEMTDLGSLGYFLGLEFVQTKDGLHLNQRKYILETLERFNLKDCNSTSVSVMANTKLSLQHEETKVDATLFKQIVGTFRYICSSRPDISFGVGLVSRFMHDPRQSHITTAKHVVRYLKGTIDYGLYFPRKINETIGVLEAWCNADWSGDQVDRKSTFEYLFKLLGASISWCSKKQDVVALSSCEAKYISVAEAACQSAWIETIL; this is encoded by the exons ATGGATGTCAAATCTGCTTTCCTCAATGGACCACTCGAAGAAGAG GTACATACTCTATTGATCTGTCTTTATGTTGATGATCTTCTGATCACTAAGAGCTCCACACGAGAAATCGAATGCTTCAAAttgaaaatgatggaagaacTGGAGATGACGGATCTTGGCAGTTTAGGATATTTCCTTGGTCTGGAGTTTGTACAAACCAAAGATGGTCTACATCTGAACCAGAGGAAATACATCCTGGAGACTTTGGAAAGATTCAACCTAAAGGATTGCAACAGCACGTCTGTCTCTGTCATGGCTAATACAAAGCTATCACTTCAACATGAGGAAACTAAGGTTGACGCAACCTTATTCAAACAGATTGTTGGGACTTTTCGTTACATTTGTAGTAGCAGACCAGACATAAGCTTCGGAGTAGGACTCGTTAGCCGTTTCATGCATGATCCCAGACAATCACACATTACAACAGCAAAACATGTAGTACGATATTTGAAAGGTACTATAGACTACGGTCTTTATTTTCCCAGGAAAATCAATGAAACAATTGGAGTTTTAGAGGCATGGTGCAATGCGGATTGGAGCGGCGACCAAGTCGATCGAAAAAGTACATTCGAATACTTGTTCAAGCTGCTAGGAGCCTCCATTTCGTGGTGTTCGAAGAAGCAAGACGTTGTGGCACTATCGTCGTGTGAAGCTAAGTACATCTCGGTGGCAGAAGCAGCTTGCCAGAGTGCTTGGATCGAAACGATTCTCTAG